A genomic region of Eucalyptus grandis isolate ANBG69807.140 chromosome 5, ASM1654582v1, whole genome shotgun sequence contains the following coding sequences:
- the LOC120294012 gene encoding BAHD acyltransferase BIA1-like: protein MFSSDDVIAIAAAGDFFGKWKEESRFYRCSSLCGFRFYEVDLRSGKPAWVTCLSQAKNFVYMADAKGGDGIDAWVTLDRRDMAVFQRDWKLLAYIASNPGVPYYVMHHSLCD, encoded by the coding sequence ATGTTCTCGTCTGACGACGTAATTGCGATTGCAGCAGCGGGGGACTTCTTCGGAAAATGGAAGGAGGAGTCGAGGTTCTACAGGTGCTCAAGCCTGTGTGGGTTCCGCTTCTACGAGGTCGACCTCAGGTCCGGGAAGCCGGCGTGGGTGACGTGCCTGAGCCAGGCAAAGAACTTCGTGTATATGGCGGACGCGAAGGGCGGGGATGGGATCGATGCTTGGGTGACGCTGGACAGGCGTGACATGGCCGTCTTCCAGCGGGACTGGAAGCTCCTCGCCTACATCGCCTCGAACCCTGGCGTCCCGTACTATGTAATGCATCATTCTCTATGTGATTGA